The Saxibacter everestensis genome has a window encoding:
- a CDS encoding DUF4011 domain-containing protein: MSDHQPDQPESTSATPDHATRAGEPRIAVAPSAVPGAGKLSSDAEGGGAHADAAARGGQPADDDAVDAIAAGRAVPGGSGGSGPGDVGLDPNSLDEAFGRWSEQVGNLGGRDTLLNYRDSREGTIDLTQAHPSGLAQLLAGRATRLSSLIRDHDALADARRRARSIRAKAHQLRSERALDAAYLAVGLATWNGAKGTQALDICAPVLLRRVSLVPRGHRLEDFEITLDDDLVVNPALTRFLRNTHDLDVPAEEWVALADRPGSFDPVPVLDRLRKLTGRVSSFTVTQRLVVSTFADIAGPFRDERLPHDNPMLTALAYTESIARDAAAARGAANLTAGKIDGNDAAAERAKRTPASAGRPSPLPDRDPARELLVLDADGDQQEVIDAAIGGESLCVETPPGTGATQLAVNLAANLAYEGKRVLFVSENGDSLDDFIARCDEAGLTDFAFDARELKKTRQRSMIRKITANERAVKPDTDKVFDALRGFRSELSAHTDALHLEREPWGVSAHGAMEHLARLTSARPAPATTVRLTPELLKSPSGRRERLERDLERLSSLGAFTLGVEDTAWFGAYLPTDDAAASAHEIVNRITSESLPDLLSRMPELAEKADLKPARTVAHWREQLTVLLEIRQTLDRMSPEVFEQPLDDMIAATGTTDYRAKIGSDIGTMARRRLKKLAREFVRPGAIVDDLHRALINVRDQRVRWGRLARHDGMPRVPRGLVDVNEKFSSLWDDLQELNPVMETTPDGAGLERMQLGELQARLEALSDDDDALTDLPERTELDGTLRAAGLGELVADLRQRKVSHDLVAQEFELAWWASVLQAMAADDPAVGGHDGDHMRRVAADFRIADRRHIDMGSERVRWALASGWKTAISTYPDQAGVLRDALRSQTADVGPLVRRAPDVVGALAPVWVMSVLQVPAVLPTGQFFDAVIIADSARVSTPEAAPAIARAHQVIAFGDEKLLGPSTFVVGADRRFGPFGEKADGTDASVFASLGEVLPRYRLHTSYRTCPAGLARFVNEHFYDSTISSLPFARSGDGSGLEFAYVADGTGMPDPASDQVESVDAEVDRVVRLVLDHARNRPRQTLAVVTISPLHAQRVSEAIQRALVDYPYVASFFSERAHEPFVVLDSEHLYGTTRDAVIFSLGYGRTAHGRVLHRMGPLSSRGGEKYLAAAITRARRRLTVVSCFTAADLDESKLHHGASLLPNFLSEVAKGSQSADPLDSGQDLLAATAESDPLLADISERLLRRGLFGQVNYAGEIDLAVANLQADDSGMLVAVESDGTRYAGTASIRERERIREEQLSRRGWHYVRVWSTDVFADPQAETDRIFDTWKAAVEELSPQAVLGAARAAAEVFRRKGDRPNVAPGLPLPTYREVDLDAMLDWIRSDGVERANDDLREMLRIALAQKRRTDEGEKILTEAVRRLREREAEAKAGAAAAAQASVKADDVVNGETGSAGGGAAPDGATADDSTGGTDAEGVAADGADGAGDSTGRSDDDGGAVSDESSGRTVDDGPTETQAEVKKTRPDVEPVLPKLAREDENQGWGDSGDSNDERLLRERPPHW, encoded by the coding sequence GTGTCAGATCATCAGCCCGACCAGCCGGAGTCGACGTCGGCAACGCCAGATCACGCAACGCGTGCCGGCGAGCCGCGCATCGCCGTCGCGCCATCCGCTGTGCCAGGCGCCGGGAAGCTTTCCAGTGATGCCGAAGGCGGCGGAGCACATGCTGATGCCGCGGCGCGGGGTGGTCAGCCTGCGGATGACGACGCGGTGGACGCCATCGCTGCCGGTCGCGCGGTGCCGGGTGGTTCCGGTGGTAGCGGGCCCGGGGATGTCGGCCTTGATCCCAACTCACTTGATGAGGCATTCGGCCGCTGGTCCGAGCAGGTCGGCAACCTTGGCGGACGCGACACCCTGCTGAACTACCGCGACTCTCGCGAGGGCACGATCGACCTGACCCAGGCCCACCCCTCGGGCCTCGCACAGCTTCTGGCCGGGCGGGCGACCCGGCTTTCCAGCCTGATCCGCGACCATGACGCGCTCGCGGACGCCCGGCGCAGGGCGCGATCGATCCGTGCGAAGGCTCATCAGCTCCGCTCCGAACGTGCGCTGGACGCCGCGTACCTGGCGGTCGGTCTGGCAACCTGGAACGGCGCCAAGGGAACGCAGGCCCTCGACATCTGTGCGCCGGTTCTGTTGCGCCGGGTCAGCCTGGTGCCACGCGGGCATCGGCTGGAGGATTTCGAGATCACCCTCGACGACGACCTCGTGGTCAACCCGGCGCTGACCCGTTTTCTGCGGAACACCCACGACCTCGACGTGCCGGCCGAGGAGTGGGTTGCCCTTGCCGACAGACCTGGCAGCTTCGACCCGGTCCCGGTGCTCGATCGGTTGCGCAAGCTGACCGGTCGGGTGTCGTCTTTCACCGTCACGCAGCGGCTGGTCGTCTCGACGTTCGCCGATATCGCCGGTCCGTTTCGGGACGAGCGCCTCCCGCACGACAACCCGATGCTCACCGCCCTTGCCTACACGGAATCCATCGCCCGTGACGCCGCGGCGGCCCGTGGTGCCGCCAACCTGACCGCCGGCAAAATCGACGGGAATGACGCGGCGGCCGAGCGAGCGAAGCGAACACCCGCTTCCGCTGGTCGACCGTCGCCGCTGCCGGACCGGGATCCCGCCCGGGAACTACTTGTCCTCGATGCCGACGGTGATCAGCAGGAAGTCATCGACGCCGCCATCGGCGGTGAAAGCCTGTGTGTTGAAACTCCGCCAGGTACCGGAGCCACTCAACTCGCTGTCAACCTGGCCGCAAACCTTGCCTACGAGGGCAAGCGCGTGCTCTTCGTCTCCGAGAACGGTGACTCGCTCGACGACTTCATCGCCCGTTGCGACGAAGCCGGGCTCACCGACTTCGCGTTCGACGCCCGCGAGCTGAAAAAGACCCGCCAACGTTCGATGATCAGGAAGATCACCGCCAACGAACGTGCCGTCAAGCCGGACACCGACAAGGTGTTCGACGCGCTGCGGGGATTTCGGTCCGAGCTGTCCGCCCACACCGATGCGCTGCATCTCGAGCGAGAGCCTTGGGGGGTTTCGGCGCACGGAGCCATGGAGCATCTGGCGCGGCTCACCTCTGCGCGTCCTGCGCCGGCCACAACTGTGCGACTGACTCCGGAACTGTTGAAGTCGCCGTCCGGCCGGCGTGAACGGCTCGAACGAGACCTGGAGCGGTTGTCCAGCCTGGGCGCCTTCACGCTCGGCGTCGAGGACACGGCCTGGTTCGGCGCGTATCTGCCGACAGATGACGCAGCGGCCTCCGCACACGAGATCGTGAATCGGATCACCTCGGAGTCGTTGCCCGATCTGCTCAGCCGGATGCCGGAGCTTGCCGAGAAGGCAGATCTGAAGCCGGCGCGGACTGTTGCGCACTGGCGGGAGCAGCTCACCGTACTCCTGGAGATCCGGCAAACGCTGGACCGGATGTCACCCGAGGTGTTCGAACAGCCACTGGACGACATGATCGCGGCGACCGGGACCACGGACTACCGCGCGAAAATCGGCTCGGACATCGGCACGATGGCGCGCCGGCGATTGAAGAAGCTGGCTCGGGAGTTCGTCCGGCCGGGCGCTATTGTCGACGACCTGCACAGGGCGCTGATCAACGTGCGTGACCAGAGGGTTAGGTGGGGCCGCCTTGCCCGGCATGACGGCATGCCCCGCGTACCCCGCGGCCTGGTCGACGTCAACGAGAAGTTCTCATCACTGTGGGACGACCTGCAGGAGCTGAACCCGGTTATGGAAACAACGCCGGACGGAGCCGGGCTGGAACGAATGCAGTTGGGCGAGTTGCAGGCCCGGCTTGAGGCGCTGAGCGACGATGACGACGCGCTGACCGATCTTCCGGAGCGAACCGAGCTGGACGGCACGCTGCGCGCCGCCGGTCTTGGCGAGCTGGTCGCGGATCTACGGCAACGCAAGGTGTCGCACGATCTGGTGGCGCAGGAGTTCGAGCTGGCGTGGTGGGCCTCCGTCCTGCAGGCGATGGCGGCGGACGATCCTGCCGTTGGGGGGCACGACGGTGACCACATGCGTCGTGTGGCCGCAGACTTCCGGATCGCCGACCGGCGTCACATCGACATGGGGTCTGAACGGGTCCGCTGGGCGCTCGCCTCGGGTTGGAAGACCGCGATTTCGACGTACCCGGACCAGGCCGGAGTGCTTCGCGACGCGCTGCGCTCGCAGACGGCGGACGTCGGGCCGCTGGTTCGCCGCGCCCCGGATGTGGTTGGCGCACTCGCCCCGGTCTGGGTGATGAGTGTGCTTCAGGTACCCGCTGTGCTGCCGACCGGACAATTCTTCGACGCTGTCATCATTGCGGACTCCGCCCGGGTTTCCACTCCGGAAGCGGCCCCGGCTATCGCACGTGCCCATCAGGTCATTGCGTTCGGCGACGAGAAGCTGTTGGGGCCTTCGACGTTCGTCGTCGGCGCCGACCGGCGGTTCGGCCCGTTCGGCGAGAAGGCCGATGGGACCGACGCATCGGTATTCGCTTCGCTCGGCGAGGTGCTGCCACGCTATCGCCTGCACACCAGCTACCGAACTTGCCCGGCGGGCCTGGCCAGGTTCGTCAATGAGCACTTTTACGATTCGACGATTTCGAGCCTGCCATTCGCCCGTTCCGGGGACGGTTCCGGACTTGAATTCGCCTATGTGGCCGACGGAACCGGCATGCCGGATCCGGCATCAGATCAGGTGGAGAGCGTCGATGCAGAGGTAGACCGCGTCGTTCGGCTAGTGCTCGATCACGCCCGGAATCGTCCGCGCCAGACTTTGGCAGTCGTCACGATCTCGCCGCTGCATGCCCAGCGGGTTTCCGAGGCGATACAGCGTGCGCTGGTCGACTACCCGTACGTCGCCTCGTTCTTCAGTGAACGCGCACATGAACCTTTTGTGGTCCTGGACAGTGAGCACCTGTACGGGACCACCCGGGACGCCGTGATCTTCTCGCTCGGTTACGGGCGTACCGCGCACGGTCGGGTGCTGCATCGGATGGGCCCGCTGTCATCGCGCGGTGGCGAGAAGTACCTGGCCGCGGCGATAACGCGTGCCCGGCGACGACTGACGGTGGTGTCCTGTTTCACCGCGGCCGACCTGGACGAGAGCAAACTGCACCATGGAGCATCGTTGCTGCCGAACTTTCTCTCTGAGGTCGCCAAGGGCAGCCAGAGTGCGGATCCGCTGGATTCCGGCCAGGATTTGCTCGCCGCGACAGCTGAATCAGATCCATTGCTTGCAGACATATCGGAGCGGCTGCTGCGTCGCGGCCTGTTCGGTCAAGTGAATTACGCCGGAGAGATCGACCTCGCGGTGGCAAACCTGCAGGCCGATGACAGCGGTATGCTCGTCGCGGTCGAATCCGATGGCACCCGATACGCGGGCACGGCCAGCATTCGGGAACGTGAGCGAATCCGGGAAGAGCAGTTGAGCCGGCGCGGCTGGCACTATGTGCGAGTGTGGAGCACTGACGTCTTCGCCGACCCACAGGCCGAGACCGACCGAATTTTCGACACCTGGAAGGCTGCTGTCGAGGAACTGTCGCCGCAGGCAGTGCTCGGGGCCGCGCGTGCAGCTGCCGAGGTTTTCCGGCGCAAGGGTGATCGGCCGAACGTGGCGCCGGGGCTACCGTTGCCCACCTATCGTGAGGTGGATCTCGATGCGATGCTGGACTGGATCCGCTCGGACGGGGTGGAGCGAGCCAACGACGATCTGCGCGAGATGCTGAGGATCGCGCTGGCCCAAAAGCGACGCACCGACGAAGGGGAGAAGATCCTGACCGAGGCGGTCCGCCGACTCCGGGAGCGAGAGGCCGAGGCCAAGGCCGGCGCTGCCGCAGCGGCGCAGGCAAGCGTGAAAGCGGATGATGTGGTGAATGGCGAGACGGGCAGTGCCGGGGGCGGCGCGGCACCCGACGGTGCGACTGCCGACGATTCGACCGGCGGCACTGACGCTGAGGGCGTGGCTGCCGACGGTGCAGACGGTGCCGGCGATTCGACCGGCCGCTCGGACGATGACGGCGGTGCGGTTTCCGATGAATCGAGCGGCCGCACGGTCGATGATGGCCCGACGGAAACCCAGGCTGAGGTAAAAAAAACCCGGCCGGATGTCGAGCCAGTATTACCGAAACTCGCTCGTGAGGATGAGAATCAAGGCTGGGGCGATTCCGGCGACTCGAACGACGAGCGTCTGCTCCGGGAGCGTCCTCCGCACTGGTAG
- the mscL gene encoding large conductance mechanosensitive channel protein MscL, protein MLKGFKDFILRGNVIELAVAVVIGSAFTAIVTAISTNLINPIIASLGSANMKGLGFFIKPGVDATFVDFGAVITASLNFLIVAAVVYFCFVHPMNIFADRRKRGQIEEEVPATESELLSEIRDLLAAQNGTGTHRN, encoded by the coding sequence GTGCTAAAGGGCTTTAAGGACTTCATTCTGCGAGGCAATGTGATCGAGCTCGCGGTCGCGGTCGTGATTGGGTCGGCCTTCACCGCAATCGTCACCGCAATCAGCACGAACCTGATCAACCCGATCATTGCGTCATTGGGCTCGGCAAACATGAAGGGCCTCGGCTTTTTCATCAAGCCAGGAGTGGACGCCACATTTGTTGACTTCGGCGCGGTGATTACTGCGTCGCTGAACTTCCTGATCGTCGCCGCGGTCGTCTACTTCTGCTTCGTTCACCCAATGAACATTTTCGCCGACCGGCGCAAGCGTGGCCAGATCGAAGAAGAGGTCCCGGCCACCGAGAGCGAACTGCTCAGCGAGATCCGCGACCTGCTCGCGGCACAGAACGGAACCGGGACACACCGCAACTAG
- a CDS encoding SAF domain-containing protein, which produces MADILRSVTSRLTSRRFLRYRRLIAALCCGLAATFAVTILTPDTGSVRVLVAAHDIPAGARILASDLSAKLFPPALVPDQSVAEPASVTGRSTSVALPRGTPLTTASLRGPGVLVGTDNDVAMPIRFADGEAASLLSTGQRINLYASAPAGDGLSGETAVIAEDVIVLQGPSNPQPGAFSPDSSAVLTVGVSHEVAKRIAAVSDSAVLRFVVLPD; this is translated from the coding sequence ATGGCAGACATCCTCCGGTCGGTGACCAGCCGGCTGACGTCCCGGCGATTCCTTCGCTACCGTCGGTTGATTGCCGCACTCTGCTGCGGCCTCGCGGCCACGTTTGCGGTGACGATTCTGACTCCGGACACCGGCTCGGTGCGGGTACTGGTCGCTGCTCACGACATCCCGGCAGGTGCGCGGATCTTGGCTTCCGACCTGTCGGCGAAACTCTTTCCTCCGGCACTGGTGCCGGACCAGTCCGTGGCTGAGCCGGCATCGGTGACCGGTCGATCGACCTCGGTAGCGCTGCCGCGGGGTACCCCGCTCACGACTGCCTCGCTGCGCGGTCCGGGGGTTCTGGTGGGAACAGACAATGACGTGGCGATGCCGATTCGGTTTGCCGACGGGGAAGCGGCCAGCCTGCTATCTACCGGGCAACGGATCAACCTGTATGCCTCTGCCCCGGCCGGCGATGGGCTTAGTGGCGAGACCGCCGTCATTGCCGAGGACGTCATCGTTCTGCAGGGGCCATCGAACCCGCAGCCGGGCGCATTCAGCCCGGATTCCTCCGCCGTGCTCACTGTCGGGGTGAGCCACGAGGTGGCCAAGCGAATCGCCGCAGTATCCGATTCGGCGGTTCTGCGCTTTGTTGTGCTGCCCGATTAG